The Erythrobacter sp. HL-111 DNA segment CCTACCGCCTCGCCGACGGCAGCGTCGCGGGCGAAATCCGGCTTGCGCGCGTGGCCGTGGGGGAGGCCGCGCTGCTCGATCTCGATGCCGCCGCTCTCGCCGGGATCGCGAGCGAGGTGCGGCTGCACGCCTCGGCCGAAATAGTGGGCCTCGCCCAGCGCCTGCTCGACGAGACGCTGCGATACGTCAAGGAGCGCGAGCAGTTCGGCGTTCCCATCGGCAGTTTCCAGGCGCTCCAGCACCGGCTGGTCGAAGCCTATGCGAAGCTCGAACAGTCGCGCTCGATGCTCTACCGCGCGGCGATGGGCGCGCGCGACGGGCACGGCTGGCAACGCGCCATCGCCGGGGCCAAGGCCTATATCGGCGAAAACGCCGACGCCATCGCGCGCGAGGCGGTGCAGATGCACGGCGGCATGGGGATCACCGACGAACTCGCCATCGGCCACGCGATGAAGCGCGTCATGGTGCTCGCCCGGCTGTTCGGGGATACCGACACCGCGCTCGCCGAATACGCGATGGCCGCGTGACGCGGGAGGGGACGTGATGGGCGAGAAGATCGATCCGGACCTGTGGAGCGAGGATCCCGAACCGCGCCTGATGGGCGGAAAGCTGCCGTCGGGCGAAATCGTCTTTCCGATGCCCAAGGGCGACGCGGCGAGGGGCGTGGAGCCCTACAAGCTCTCGCGCCGGGGGAAGCTGTGGTCGTGGACCTCGCAGGGCTTCCTGCCCAAGGAACCCTATGAAGGCCCCGGATCAGGCCCGGGGGAAGGGCCGCAGGACTTCGAGCCGTTCCTGCTCGGCTATGTCGAACTGCCGGGCGAGGTGATCGTCGAGAGCCGGATCGTCGATGCAACGCTCGACGATCTCGAACTCGGCATGGAGATGGAATTCTGCATCGTGCCGTTCAACCACCGCTACGACACCTATGCCTTCCGCCCGGCGGCGGCTGCGCGAAAGGAAGCCGCATGAGGCCGGAGACATGAGCAACGCCGTCCACATCATCGGGGCGGGGATCCACCCCTTCGGCCGGACCGAGGAACGCTCGGGCCGCGAACAGGGTGTCTTTGCCGTGCGCGAGGCGTTGAAGGACGCGGGCCTCGAATGGGCCGACATCGAATGCGCCTATGGCGGCTCCGCCGCGGCCGGCAGCGCGGACATCATGGTCAACGAGCTCGGCCTGACCAGCCTGCCCTTCACCAATGTCGCGAACGGCTGCGC contains these protein-coding regions:
- a CDS encoding Zn-ribbon domain-containing OB-fold protein, with product MGEKIDPDLWSEDPEPRLMGGKLPSGEIVFPMPKGDAARGVEPYKLSRRGKLWSWTSQGFLPKEPYEGPGSGPGEGPQDFEPFLLGYVELPGEVIVESRIVDATLDDLELGMEMEFCIVPFNHRYDTYAFRPAAAARKEAA